Proteins encoded in a region of the Sugiyamaella lignohabitans strain CBS 10342 chromosome B, complete sequence genome:
- the COT1 gene encoding metal cation transporter COT1 (Vacuolar transporter that mediates zinc transport into the vacuole; overexpression confers resistance to cobalt and rhodium; protein abundance increases in response to DNA replication stress; COT1 has a paralog, ZRC1, that arose from the whole genome duplication; GO_component: GO:0000324 - fungal-type vacuole [Evidence IDA] [PMID 9712830]; GO_component: GO:0016021 - integral component of membrane [Evidence IEA,IEA]; GO_component: GO:0016021 - integral component of membrane [Evidence ISM] [PMID 12192589]; GO_component: GO:0016020 - membrane [Evidence IEA]; GO_component: GO:0031966 - mitochondrial membrane [Evidence IEA]; GO_component: GO:0005739 - mitochondrion [Evidence IEA]; GO_component: GO:0005739 - mitochondrion [Evidence IDA] [PMID 14576278]; GO_component: GO:0005739 - mitochondrion [Evidence IDA] [PMID 16823961]; GO_function: GO:0008324 - cation transmembrane transporter activity [Evidence IEA]; GO_function: GO:0015087 - cobalt ion transmembrane transporter activity [Evidence IMP] [PMID 1508175]; GO_function: GO:0022890 - inorganic cation transmembrane transporter activity [Evidence ISS] [PMID 9075641]; GO_function: GO:0005385 - zinc ion transmembrane transporter activity [Evidence IGI] [PMID 8058041]; GO_process: GO:0006812 - cation transport [Evidence IEA]; GO_process: GO:0006882 - cellular zinc ion homeostasis [Evidence IMP] [PMID 10856230]; GO_process: GO:0006824 - cobalt ion transport [Evidence IMP] [PMID 1508175]; GO_process: GO:0055085 - transmembrane transport [Evidence IEA]; GO_process: GO:0006810 - transport [Evidence IEA]; GO_process: GO:0006829 - zinc ion transport [Evidence IGI] [PMID 8058041]) has product MGLDWFGSMDSKYTYGWQRAEILGALVNGVFLVALCLSIFLEAIQRLIDPPTILNPKLILIVGSAGLASNIIGLFLFHEHGHGHSHGGHDHGHSHGHSHGFDEEEHVHNDGHNHGSHNHSHGHYHSDDESSSEGGNIADNLPENAVDRIANERTTLLGDNQPKSLTASSSYCTLRVPTPGHNRTGSNISETHVNHFHNQSKTSAPSKSLNMEGVFLHVLGDALGNIGVILTAVFIWKTDYWWRFYADPIISLVITAIIFSSALPLCRKSSSILLQGVPQSINAAEVRSDLESLTGVEEIHDFHIWILKEDLFISTLHVSVAIDEEEFMVLAQKIRTCLNGHGINSITVQPEFLPRVRRPSSEANTPLCAASGNEICGP; this is encoded by the coding sequence TGGACTCGAAGTATACCTACGGATGGCAGAGAGCCGAGATTTTGGGTGCTCTGGTCAACGGAGTGTTTTTGGTAGCTCTGTGTTTGTCTATCTTTTTAGAGGCTATCCAAAGACTGATTGACCCACCCACCATTTTGAACCCCaagttgattttgattgttggtAGTGCTGGTTTGGCGTCGAATATcattggtttgtttttgttccATGAACATGGACACGGACATAGCCATGGTGGACATGACCATGGTCATAGCCACGGACACAGCCACGGTTTTGATGAGGAAGAGCATGTTCATAACGATGGTCACAATCATGGTAGCCATAATCATAGTCACGGTCATTACCATTCGGACGACGAGTCATCTTCGGAGGGTGGAAATATTGCCGACAATTTACCTGAGAACGCAGTTGACCGAATTGCTAATGAACGTACCACATTATTAGGCGACAACCAGCCCAAATCGCTGACAGCCTCGTCTTCATACTGTACATTAAGAGTACCTACTCCCGGACATAACCGTACTGGGTCAAATATTTCCGAGACTCATGTCAACCATTTCCACAACCAATCGAAAACATCTGCTCCTTCAAAGTCTTTGAATATGGAGGGGGTGTTCTTGCATGTACTTGGTGATGCTCTTGGTAACATTGGTGTTATTTTGACTGCCGTGTTTATCTGGAAGACCGATTACTGGTGGAGATTTTATGCGGATCCTATTATTTCGCTTGTCATCACCGCCATTATCTTTTCGTCAGCACTTCCATTGTGTCGCAAGTCCTCGTCTATTCTGCTTCAAGGAGTACCTCAATCAATCAACGCTGCCGAGGTCCGATCCGATCTTGAGTCATTGACTGGCGTCGAGGAGATCCACGACTTCCACATCTGGATCCTTAAAGAAGACCTATTTATTTCCACCCTGCACGTGTCGGTTGCCATTGATGAGGAGGAGTTCATGGTCCTTGCCCAGAAAATCCGCACCTGTCTCAACGGCCACGGCATCAACTCCATCACCGTCCAGCCCGAGTTCCTACCTCGAGTGCGACGTCCCTCCTCCGAGGCCAACACCCCTCTGTGCGCTGCCTCCGGAAACGAGATCTGCGGACCATAG